A genomic window from Phoenix dactylifera cultivar Barhee BC4 chromosome 7, palm_55x_up_171113_PBpolish2nd_filt_p, whole genome shotgun sequence includes:
- the LOC103723666 gene encoding MLO-like protein 1: MAGGEGGEEPNILLEFTPTWIVAAVCSIIIFISLVAERFLHYLGKALKKKNQKPLFEALLKIKEELMLLGFISLLLTVSQGAIQKICIPEGWTNHMLPCKEELEEAATTEHFSSAFFASVLSGGRRLLSGSGSGEEFCQRKGKVPLLSLEATHQLHIFIFVLAISHVVFSVLTMLLGGAKIRQWKHWEGSIQKEAVGDAPRKVTHVHQFEFIRDHFKGIGKDSLIHSWLHSFVKQFYGSVTQSDYTTMRLGFIMTHCRGNPKFDFHRYMVRAMEADFKKVVGISWYLWIFVVIFLLLNVNGWHTYFWIAFIPLLLLLAVGTKLEHVITQLAHEVAEKHSAIEGDLIVKPSDDHFWFHRPRVILYLIHFILFQNAFEFAFFFWILTTYGFNSCIMDHAGFIISRLVIGVIIQLLCSYSTLPLYAIVTQMGSSFKKAIFDEHVQEGLVGWAQKVKRRKGTKMGNGSAGSSHSSAEPYVKIQMQKLVGQKEEGKSGDADTDIRMN; this comes from the exons AtggccggaggagaaggaggcgaAGAGCCCAATATCCTGCTGGAGTTCACGCCTACATGGATCGTCGCTGCTGTTTGCTCCATCATCATCTTCATATCCCTGGTCGCCGAGCGCTTCCTTCATTACCTCGGAAAG GCCCTAAAGAAGAAGAACCAGAAGCCCCTCTTCGAAGCGCTGCTGAAAATTAAAGAAG AGTTGATGCTGTTGGGGTTCATATCGCTGCTTCTGACGGTGTCCCAGGGGGCGATCCAGAAGATCTGCATTCCCGAGGGGTGGACAAACCACATGCTTCCCTGCAAGGAGGAGTTGGAGGAGGCCGCCACGACGGAGCACTTCAGTTCCGCCTTCTTTGCTAGTGTTCTCAGCGGCGGCCGGCGGCTGCTCTCCGGAAGTGGATCCGGGGAGGAATTTTGCCAAAGGAAG GGAAAAGTTCCATTGCTATCTCTTGAAGCAACACATCAGTTGCATATCTTTATATTTGTTTTGGCAATCAGTCATGTGGTTTTCAGCGTTCTTACTATGCTTTTGGGAGGAGCAAAG ATAAGACAGTGGAAACACTGGGAAGGTTCAATCCAGAAAGAAGCTGTAGGAGATG CTCCCAGGAAGGTTACCCATGTGCATCAATTTGAGTTTATCAGGGACCATTTTAAGGGGATTGGCAAAGATTCGCTAATACATAGTTGGTTG CATTCTTTTGTTAAACAGTTCTATGGTTCTGTCACGCAATCGGATTACACCACAATGAGACTGGGTTTTATTATG ACACACTGCAGGGGGAACccaaaatttgattttcacAGGTATATGGTGCGAGCCATGGAAGCTGATTTCAAGAAAGTTGTTGGTATAAG ttGGTATCTTTGGATCTTTGTGGTCATTTTCTTGTTGCTGAATGTTAATG GTTGGCATACATATTTTTGGATAGCATTCATTCCTTTGCTT CTTCTGCTTGCTGTTGGCACTAAGTTGGAGCATGTCATTACTCAGTTGGCGCATGAGGTTGCTGAAAAACATTCAGCAATTGAAGGTGATCTAATAGTTAAGCCATCAGATGATCACTTTTGGTTCCACCGGCCACGTGTTATTCTATACTTGATTCACTTCATCCTCTTTCAAAATGCCTTCGAGTTCGCATTTTTCTTCTGGATACTG ACTACTTATGGCTTtaattcctgcatcatggaTCATGCTGGTTTTATCATCTCCAGACTTGTGATTGG GGTCATTATCCAGCTTCTCTGCAGCTACAGTACTCTACCACTGTATGCTATTGTAACCCAG atGGGGAGTTCCTTCAAGAAGGCCATATTTGATGAGCATGTGCAAGAGGGTCTTGTCGGCTGGGCTCAGAAGGTAAAGAGGCGGAAGGGGACAAAAATGGGCAATGGATCTGCTGGATCAAGCCACAGTTCAGCAGAACCTTATGTCAAGATTCAGATGCAGAAACTGGTTGGGCAGAAGGAAGAGGGGAAAAGTGGAGATGCTGACACAGATATACGCATGAACTGA
- the LOC103723665 gene encoding serine/threonine-protein kinase rio2 — MKLDVDALRYLSKDDFRVLTAVEMGMRNHEIVPAELVDRIAGLKHGGTYKVLKNLLKHKLVHHDSSKYDGFRLTYLGYDFLAIKTLVNRGVFAAVGRQIGVGKESDIFEVATEDGTVLAMKLHRLGRISFRAVKSKRDYLMHRTNYNWLYLSRLAALKEYAFMKALGEHGFPVPDAVDCNRHCVVMSLVQGYPLVQVKQLQHPEEVFETIIGLVVRLAEHGLIHCDFNEFNIMIDDDERVTMIDFPQMVSVSHRNAQMYFDRDVECIYKFFSRRFNLSDQEDSEEGDRSESDTEENGRPSFSSIAKSARFLDKELAASGFTRKDQDEIEKFIEGTGQKDTLSSDDEVLAEEEGTSNEVNDAVATNLNSLHLADQHELSESCGDKAAAGALLHSPRLTDINKDEIFHAREHETSVSYNDSKRTEDPVLCNASISNEDKTLQSGEKEDSDEPDESDPVLMKRLNKQRKRAISAAHGGRKASASRNSYKDKGGKTSHNSKIQRQAFKW, encoded by the exons ATGAAGCTCGACGTAGACGCCCTGAGGTACCTCTCCAAGGACGATTTTAGGGTTCTTACGGCCGTTGAGATGGGCATGAGAAAC CATGAGATCGTTCCTGCGGAGCTTGTCGACCGGATTGCCGGCCTCAA GCATGGAGGCACTTATAAGGTGCTGAAGAATTTGCTGAAGCACAAGCTGGTACATCACGATAGTTCCAAGT ATGACGGGTTCCGGCTAACCTATCTTGGATACGACTTTCTTGCAATCAAAACACTGGTGAACCGTGGCGTGTTTGCTGCTGTAGGACGCCAGATCGGTGTTGGGAAGGAGTCGG ATATATTTGAGGTCGCTACAGAAGATGGGACAGTTCTGGCCATGAAACTGCATAGGTTGGGTAGGATCTCTTTCAGGGCAGTGAAATCTAAGAGAGACTATTTGATGCATCGGACCAATTATAACTGGCTCTACTTGTCACGGCTTGCTGCACTCAAGGAATATGCTTTTATGAAG GCTTTAGGAGAGCATGGATTTCCTGTTCCAGATGCTGTGGACTGTAATCGGCATTGTGTGGTCATGTCTCTTGTCCAAGGCTATCCACT TGTACAAGTGAAGCAGTTGCAACACCCAGAGGAAGTTTTTGAAACAATTATTGGTCTTGTTGTTCGTCTAGCAGAGCATGGTCTTATCCATTGTGACTTCAATGAATTTAACATCATG ATCGATGATGATGAAAGGGTCACCATGATTGATTTCCCTCAGATGGTATCGGTTTCTCATCGCAATGCACAGAT GTACTTTGATCGTGATGTTGAGTGCATCTACAAGTTCTTTAGCAGGAG GTTCAATCTTTCAGATCAAGAGGATAGCGAAGAGGGTGATAGATCAGAATCTGATACTGAGGAAAATGGCAGGCCCTCCTTTTCTTCCATAGCAAAATCAGCTAGATTTTTAGACAAGGAACTTGCTGCTAGTGGGTTTACACGAAAGGACCAAGATGAGATAGAGAAG TTCATTGAAGGAACTGGGCAAAAGGATACTCTGAGCTCTGATGACGAAGTGCTTGCAGAGGAAGAGGGAACCAGCAATGAAGTCAATGATGCTGTAGCTACAAATTTAAATTCCTTGCATTTGGCAGATCAG CATGAGCTCTCGGAGAGCTGTGGTGACAAGGCTGCTGCGGGGGCACTTCTTCATTCTCCTAGATTAACTGATATAAACAAAGATGAAATTTTCCATGCAAGAGAG CATGAAACCAGTGTGAGTTACAATGATAGCAAAAGAACAGAGGATCCTGTTTTATGTAATGCCAGTATAAGCAACGAAGATAAAACTTTGCAATCAGGAGAGAAG GAGGATAGTGATGAGCCAGATGAAAGTGATCCTGTACTGATGAAGCGCCTGAACAAGCAGAGGAAGCGGGCTATATCAGCTGCTCACGGTGGGCGGAAGGCTTCGGCTTCAAGAAATTCCTACAAGGACAAGGGTGGCAAGACCTCCCACAATTCAAAAATTCAGAGGCAAGCATTCAAGTGGTAA